The Ascochyta rabiei chromosome 12, complete sequence DNA window TGCAGTCCAGTGGTATTGTTGCAGCCTGTTCTCGCTGTGGCCACGCTGTTCACTGCTCGACCATTGCCAACCCCGCCCAATCCTTGACCCCTCGCCATCCAGCTGTGGGCGTCCTCGCTCCCCTCCACGAGACACCGCCCAAACACGACAGCCGCCGCCCCCGCAAACACAAACACCATGGCAGACTTTGAGGCGCTGAAGGACCAATGGAGTCAGATTGAGGACACAGATGGCGTCCGCCTGAGTTGGAACACGCTGCCCAGCTCGCGCATGGTACGGCACTCCGGCACACACCGCCCGACAGGTGCAATGTCAACAGACAGCATGCTGACCTGCACTGAAGGAAGCCTCGCGACTCGTCGTGCCCATCGGTGCCCTCTACACGCCCCTGAAGGAGAAGACCGACACCCCGCTGCTCCAATATGACCCCGTCGCCTGCAAAGCGCCGTGCAAGGCCATCCTCAACCCCTTCTGGTAGAGCACACACGCACCCAACGCGTCGACTGCACAAGCTGACTGTTTCCCAGCCAAGTTGATATGCGCGCCAGGATGTGGATATGCCCCTTCTGTCTGCAGCGAAACGCCCTGCCACCGCACTACAAGGACATCTCTGCCGAGCAGATCCCCCCAGAGCTGCATCCCAGCAGCACCACAATCGAATACCGCCTTCCTCGCCCAGCTCCAGCGCCGCCCATCTTCTTGTTCGTCGTCGACACTTGCCAGGAGGAGGATAGCCTGAAGGCGCTCAAGGACTCGATCATTATGAGCTTGAGCCTGCTTCCGCAGTACGCTCTGGTTGGTCTGATCACCTACGGTACAATGGTAGGAGCATCATAGTGCAATCTTGCGTGTAGAGCATGCTGACAGTCTCAGGCCCAAGTACACGAGCTTGGCTACACCGAATGCGCCAAATCCTACGTCTTCCGCGGTAACAAGGACTATGCTACGAAGCAGGTCCACGAGATGCTTGGCCTCGGACAGGCCGCCCCCCGAGCGAACATGCCCCAGCAGCCCGGACGACCGCAGATGCCAATGGGCAACGTCGACACTCGTTTCCTCCTGCCCGTCTCGCAGTGCGAGTTCCAGTTGACCAACGCTCTCGAGCAGCTGCAGAGGGATCCCTGGCCCGTTGCCAACGACAAGCGCCCCTTGAGGTGTACTGGTGTTGCGTTGAGCATTGCTGCTGGCCTGCTTGAATTCCGTCATCGCGAGGCCGGTGCGCGCATCATGCTGTTCAGCGGTGGCCCAGCTACCGAGGGGCCTGGCATGGTCGTTGGTCCTGAGCTGAAGGAGGCTATCCGATCGCATCACGACATTGACCGTGATAACATCAAGTACTACAAGAAGGCTTTGAAGGTGGGTTGTTCAGTATCTGAGAGGAATTCATATCTAATGCATGATAGTTCTACGAAACCCTCGCCAAGCGCGTCGCACAGAACGGTCACATCGTCGACATCTTCGCCGGCTGCCTGGACCAGGTCGGTCTGCTCGAGATGCGCGGTCTCTCAAACTCGACTGGTGGACACATGATCCTGACAGATAGCTTTACGTCCTCCATGTACAAGCAGTCGTTCGTTCGCATCTTTAACAAGGACGAGCAGGACAATCTGCTTATGGCTTTCAACGCCAACCTCGAGGTTCTTACCACCAAGGAACTGAAGGTCACTGGTCTAATTGGTCATGCTGTCTCGAACAACAAGAAGTCTGTGTCTGTTGGTGAGACAGAGTGCGGTATCGGCAACACGTGCTCCTGGAAGATGTGTGGTATCGATCCTGAGTCGTCCTACGCTATCTACTTCGAGATCGCCGGCCAGGGTGGCCCCAACCAGATGCAGGCTGGTCCTCAGAAGGGAATGATGCAATTCCTCACATACTACCAGCACTCGGCTGGTCAGTTCCACCTGAGGGTCACCACGGTTGCGCGCAACCTGAGCGGACCTTCTGGCGACCCAGCCATTGCACAGTCATTCGATCAggaggcagcagcagtacTCATGTCAAGGATAGCAGTTTTCAAGGCTGAGGTTGACGATGGTCCGGATGTTCTGCGATGGGTCGACCGCATGCTTATAAGGTTGTGTTCGCGATTCGCCGAGTACAGGAAGGACGACCCATCGTCATTCAGGTATGTAGATCGAACCAACTCCACCAGCGCTATGCTAATGTTCGCAGGCTCGAGAAGAACTTCACACTGTACCCGCAGTTCATGTTCCACCTTCGTCGCTCGCAATTCCTGCAAGTCTTTAACAACTCGCCTGACGAGACCGCCTTCTACCGCCACGTGCTGAACCACGAGGATGTCAGCAACTCCCTCATCATGATTCAGCCCACACTCGACAGCTACGGCTTCGATCACGAAGGCGGTCAGCCTGTCCTTCTCGACTCCTCCTCCATCCAGAACGAGACTGTTTTGCTCCTTGATACTTTCTTCCACATCCTTATTTTCCACGGCGAGACCATGGCTGAGTGGCGC harbors:
- a CDS encoding GTPase-activating protein S23, with the protein product MADFEALKDQWSQIEDTDGVRLSWNTLPSSRMEASRLVVPIGALYTPLKEKTDTPLLQYDPVACKAPCKAILNPFCQVDMRARMWICPFCLQRNALPPHYKDISAEQIPPELHPSSTTIEYRLPRPAPAPPIFLFVVDTCQEEDSLKALKDSIIMSLSLLPQYALVGLITYGTMAQVHELGYTECAKSYVFRGNKDYATKQVHEMLGLGQAAPRANMPQQPGRPQMPMGNVDTRFLLPVSQCEFQLTNALEQLQRDPWPVANDKRPLRCTGVALSIAAGLLEFRHREAGARIMLFSGGPATEGPGMVVGPELKEAIRSHHDIDRDNIKYYKKALKFYETLAKRVAQNGHIVDIFAGCLDQVGLLEMRGLSNSTGGHMILTDSFTSSMYKQSFVRIFNKDEQDNLLMAFNANLEVLTTKELKVTGLIGHAVSNNKKSVSVGETECGIGNTCSWKMCGIDPESSYAIYFEIAGQGGPNQMQAGPQKGMMQFLTYYQHSAGQFHLRVTTVARNLSGPSGDPAIAQSFDQEAAAVLMSRIAVFKAEVDDGPDVLRWVDRMLIRLCSRFAEYRKDDPSSFRLEKNFTLYPQFMFHLRRSQFLQVFNNSPDETAFYRHVLNHEDVSNSLIMIQPTLDSYGFDHEGGQPVLLDSSSIQNETVLLLDTFFHILIFHGETMAEWRKAGYQDQEGYESFATLLESPKEDAKDLIQDRFPLPRFIVCDAGGSQARFLLSKLNPSTTHTTQSYGGVSQSAQTIFTDDVSLQTFMDHLMKLAVSGTG